From the genome of Pectobacterium atrosepticum:
AAGGGCTCGGCCGCGCATCATGCCGTAAATATGAATATTGCCATCGGCAATCACCTCTGCCCCTGCGCTGACGTTGCTTGTGACGATTAAGTCACAGTTCCGGGCGTAAATCTGTTGGCCGGAGCGAACGGGGGTGTCGATGATTTGCGTTTTCACCGCAGCAGGAACGGCGGCGACGGGCTCGACTACCCGGCGTTGTGCTTTACCTTCGCTCAGGAGGGGAAGCCCTGCCTGCGCAATGATTTTCTTTAATGCGTCATCGGTACATCCGCTGACACCGACGACATGCAGGCCGGTAGACGAAATGGCCTGCTGCAATTTTATCCAGTCGGTTTCCGCTGTTAATGCAGCAACATTAATGACAACGGGGGCATTTTTCAGGAAAGCAGGCGCTTGCTCTATTTTTTCCTGTAGTGCCTGGTAAATTACCTCGGGTTGGGAATCATGCAAATGAACAACCGATAAGGTAAAGCTGCTGCCTTTTAGCTCTATTGGCATTTGTGACATCTATCCGGACTCAGTTTCAGCATCTTTTAATCCCTAGAGTAACATCTAAGGCATGATATTCCAGAGCGCTATAAGCATGTTATAGTCACAATTATATACAGGCAAGATGGCATTCCCATCAAATAGAGTAAAAAAAATGTTTTGTGTGATCTATCGAAGTGTGAAACGCGATCAGACCTATCTTTATGTTGAAAAAAAAGACGATTTCTCACGCGTGCCTGAAGAATTAATGAAAAGTTTTGGCGCGCCGCAGTTAGCCATGGTTTTACCGTTGAATGGACGTAAAAAACTGGCGAATGCCGATATAGAAAAAGTGAAACTGGCGCTTCAGGAACAGGGTTTTTATCTGCAAGTTCCACCTCCGGTTGAGAGCTTATTAACCACGCCGATGTAAGTGTAAAAAAATAATACCAAGACGTACTTTCAGATAAAGCCGCAAACATAATTTGGTGTGGAATATCTCGACCGTTTACATGATATTCCGCGCGATAAATATTCATCTTTCGAGTTTTAGCCCGTCGTAATTTAATTGTTTCCATTTTTGATAGGTTATGGCGTCTTCTTCAGATCGCACGATCGCTAGCCTGGCTCTCCTGAAATCTGTTGGGATAACCCCTGTTGCGATGATATAACGATGGTTTTG
Proteins encoded in this window:
- the minC gene encoding septum site-determining protein MinC, which encodes MSQMPIELKGSSFTLSVVHLHDSQPEVIYQALQEKIEQAPAFLKNAPVVINVAALTAETDWIKLQQAISSTGLHVVGVSGCTDDALKKIIAQAGLPLLSEGKAQRRVVEPVAAVPAAVKTQIIDTPVRSGQQIYARNCDLIVTSNVSAGAEVIADGNIHIYGMMRGRALAGVSGDVQSQIFCTHLAAELVSIAGRYWLSDQVPEAYFGQPARINLNQLDNVLTIKPLD